The Bacteroidota bacterium genome has a window encoding:
- a CDS encoding DUF4290 domain-containing protein, with the protein MAKSVRTTQRPPVDTIEYNTQRDRLIISEYGRAIQKMVQHCVEIPDRDLRTRVAASIVNAMAVLNPQLKETADYKQKLWDHLFVMSDFKLDVDAPYPVPEREAMRLQPKRIAYPSGDIRYKYYGKTTQEMIEKIGEMEEGQQREIITRNLANFMKMSYLTWNKDTVDDETIFNHLEDLSDGKLRMSESARLNHTAEILALSKEKVRESAGTNKNNKGGRMMMMKKKRKK; encoded by the coding sequence ATGGCTAAATCCGTCCGGACTACTCAACGTCCGCCTGTGGATACGATCGAGTACAACACGCAGCGCGATCGACTCATCATTTCCGAATACGGTCGTGCGATCCAGAAAATGGTCCAACATTGCGTGGAGATTCCGGATCGCGACCTGCGCACCCGCGTGGCCGCTTCCATCGTCAATGCGATGGCTGTGTTGAATCCTCAATTGAAGGAAACCGCTGATTACAAGCAGAAGCTGTGGGACCATCTTTTCGTGATGTCGGATTTCAAACTGGATGTCGATGCGCCGTATCCGGTTCCCGAAAGAGAAGCCATGCGGTTGCAGCCCAAACGGATTGCATATCCTTCCGGTGACATCCGCTATAAGTATTACGGCAAGACGACCCAGGAGATGATCGAAAAGATCGGTGAGATGGAAGAAGGGCAACAGCGCGAGATCATTACGCGAAACCTGGCCAACTTCATGAAGATGTCGTACCTGACCTGGAACAAGGATACCGTGGATGATGAAACGATCTTCAACCACCTGGAAGATCTTTCAGACGGAAAACTCAGAATGTCGGAGTCGGCTCGGTTGAATCACACCGCCGAGATCCTCGCGCTCAGTAAGGAAAAGGTGCGTGAAAGCGCAGGCACCAACAAGAACAACAAGGGCGGGCGGATGATGATGATGAAGAAGAAGCGGAAGAAGTAA
- a CDS encoding methyltransferase — MSETIFHFKYFTVHQDKCAMKVGTDAVLLGSWVNPPVEGNILDVGTGTGLIALMLAQKSKALIDAVDIDEGAYLQARENFLLSPWFFQLTPIHASFQDYAARTRTHYDLIVSNPPYFQHASKPSEEARAAARHTDMLAYGELIEGVKKLLQPNGRFCVILPFKEGMDFLDMAQQHGLFCQRLARVKTKPGKPEKRVMIEFGFRFGVMTEEEIIIQEEDNSFSAQYVRLTEDYYLNLRSPAPDAH, encoded by the coding sequence ATGAGTGAAACCATTTTCCACTTCAAGTATTTCACTGTCCACCAGGATAAATGCGCGATGAAAGTCGGCACGGATGCCGTCTTGCTCGGCTCCTGGGTTAACCCACCGGTTGAAGGGAATATCCTGGATGTCGGCACCGGCACTGGTCTCATCGCGCTGATGCTTGCACAAAAATCAAAAGCGCTTATCGATGCAGTCGACATCGACGAAGGGGCTTACCTGCAGGCGAGGGAGAATTTCCTGCTATCTCCATGGTTTTTTCAATTGACACCGATTCATGCGTCGTTTCAGGATTACGCAGCAAGAACCCGAACACACTATGACCTGATCGTTTCCAATCCGCCCTACTTCCAGCATGCATCCAAACCTTCGGAGGAAGCAAGGGCCGCCGCCCGTCATACCGATATGTTGGCATATGGAGAATTGATCGAGGGGGTGAAAAAATTACTCCAGCCGAACGGACGTTTCTGCGTCATCCTGCCCTTCAAGGAAGGCATGGACTTCCTGGACATGGCCCAACAGCACGGTTTGTTTTGTCAGCGCCTCGCCCGGGTAAAAACGAAGCCGGGCAAACCCGAGAAACGGGTTATGATCGAATTCGGATTTCGTTTTGGCGTCATGACCGAAGAGGAGATCATCATCCAGGAAGAGGACAACAGTTTCAGCGCCCAGTATGTTCGCCTGACGGAAGATTACTACCTCAACCTGCGGTCACCTGCTCCAGACGCTCACTGA
- a CDS encoding DUF423 domain-containing protein has product MTSKTILISGAILAAIAVILGAFGAHALREKLPVDQLQVFETGVRYQFYHAFALLLTGVLLILLPHPAIQRAGVFFLLGILLFSGSIYLLSTRELLGIAGWKSVLGPLTPLGGLSFIIGWIMLTYGILKNAYWSTH; this is encoded by the coding sequence ATGACCTCTAAAACGATTTTGATTTCCGGCGCCATCCTGGCGGCAATCGCAGTAATACTCGGGGCATTCGGAGCACACGCGTTGCGGGAGAAACTTCCGGTGGATCAACTCCAGGTATTCGAAACAGGCGTCCGTTACCAATTTTATCACGCATTCGCCCTACTTCTGACCGGAGTTCTGCTGATACTGCTTCCGCATCCGGCAATTCAACGAGCCGGAGTGTTTTTTCTCCTTGGTATTCTACTCTTCTCGGGTTCAATCTATCTGTTATCGACACGAGAACTACTCGGCATTGCCGGATGGAAGTCAGTACTCGGTCCGCTCACGCCGCTGGGCGGGCTTTCCTTCATCATCGGTTGGATCATGCTGACCTATGGCATTCTGAAAAACGCCTATTGGTCAACACATTAA
- a CDS encoding DUF4476 domain-containing protein produces the protein MKKVLLLLSLLSAMIGRAHAQANNAILFTENGERFQVILNGVLQNASPETNVRLTSLVAPNYKCRIIFEDTKLGHLDFNMFFNDPGSEVTWNIKKNNKGEYVTRWVSSVPLAQAPPAPANQTVVVYTTTPPPPVAVATPATTTTTTTVQQSQSSSSGNMGMGDENISLNMGINVGGEGGSISINASGMGMDDGMSSSSSSSTTTTTTTTHSVTTTTTGAPGTVVVAPAPAPAPPPAQVVYVVGYNGPIGCPVPMAPNDFQSFKQSVQSKDFENTKLTIAKQVIQNNCLTADQVRETMTLFDFENTKLDFAKFAYDRTYDRANYYKVNDAFEFESSIEDLNRYIGGR, from the coding sequence ATGAAAAAAGTCCTACTACTTCTTTCGCTCTTGTCCGCCATGATCGGTCGAGCGCACGCACAAGCGAATAACGCTATTCTGTTCACCGAAAACGGCGAACGATTCCAGGTTATCCTGAACGGCGTGTTACAAAATGCCAGTCCGGAAACCAATGTTCGGCTCACCAGCCTGGTCGCACCGAATTACAAATGCCGTATCATTTTCGAGGATACGAAACTGGGGCATCTCGACTTTAATATGTTTTTCAATGATCCCGGTTCTGAAGTAACCTGGAACATCAAGAAGAACAACAAGGGCGAATACGTTACCCGTTGGGTAAGTTCGGTTCCGCTTGCACAGGCTCCGCCGGCACCGGCGAATCAGACGGTTGTCGTTTATACCACCACTCCCCCACCTCCTGTTGCTGTTGCCACACCGGCAACCACCACTACCACAACGACCGTTCAACAATCCCAGTCATCTTCTTCGGGTAACATGGGTATGGGTGATGAAAACATCAGTCTGAACATGGGCATCAACGTGGGCGGCGAAGGCGGCTCCATCTCGATCAATGCCTCCGGTATGGGAATGGATGACGGGATGAGCAGTTCTTCCAGCAGCAGCACGACCACCACCACTACGACGACTCACTCGGTTACCACGACCACGACCGGCGCTCCCGGTACGGTGGTAGTGGCTCCGGCTCCCGCACCGGCTCCTCCCCCTGCACAAGTCGTTTATGTGGTAGGTTATAATGGTCCGATCGGTTGCCCGGTACCGATGGCTCCGAATGATTTCCAGTCCTTCAAACAGAGTGTTCAGTCGAAAGATTTTGAAAACACCAAGCTAACGATCGCGAAGCAGGTCATCCAAAATAATTGCCTCACCGCCGACCAGGTCCGTGAAACGATGACCTTGTTCGACTTCGAGAATACCAAACTTGATTTTGCCAAGTTCGCTTATGACCGGACCTATGACCGTGCCAACTACTACAAGGTGAACGACGCATTCGAATTCGAGAGTTCGATCGAAGACCTCAACCGGTATATCGGTGGTCGCTGA
- the murA gene encoding UDP-N-acetylglucosamine 1-carboxyvinyltransferase — MGNSFEVTGGTVLQGELVPQGAKNEALQVICATLLTPEKVIIRNIPDIRDVNKLIELLQHLGVHVEQLGVLKGEFSFEAKNINLDFLETPEFKKQAAALRGSIMIVGPLLARFGRARIPKPGGDKIGRRRLDTHFIGFQQLGATFEFLEGDSFYTVEARKLRGSYMLLDEASVTGTANIVMAAVLAEGTTTIYNAACEPYVQQLCNMLNRMGARISGIGSNLLTIQGVSSLRGTEHKLLPDMIEIGSFIGLAAMTRSEITIKEVSYPNLGIIPSVFERLGIRMELRGDDLYIPKHDHYEIETFIDGSILTVADQIWPGFTPDLLSVILVTATQAAGTVLVHQKMFESRLFFVDKLIDMGAQIILCDPHRATVIGLNRKVPLRAIQMTSPDIRAGVALLIAAMSAKGKSVIHNIEQIDRGYQRIDERLNAIGAQIRRV, encoded by the coding sequence ATGGGAAATAGTTTTGAAGTCACCGGCGGGACAGTACTGCAGGGAGAATTAGTACCTCAGGGCGCGAAGAACGAAGCCTTGCAAGTGATCTGTGCGACATTGCTCACTCCGGAGAAAGTGATCATTCGTAACATCCCGGACATACGGGATGTGAATAAGCTGATCGAGCTGTTGCAGCACCTGGGTGTGCATGTGGAGCAACTGGGTGTACTCAAAGGGGAATTTTCCTTTGAAGCAAAAAACATCAATCTTGATTTTCTCGAGACGCCTGAGTTCAAGAAACAAGCCGCAGCCTTGCGCGGGTCCATCATGATCGTCGGACCCTTGCTGGCCCGCTTCGGCCGTGCGCGAATTCCCAAACCCGGTGGAGATAAGATCGGTCGCCGCCGTCTGGATACGCACTTCATCGGTTTCCAGCAACTGGGTGCGACCTTCGAGTTTTTGGAAGGCGACAGCTTCTATACGGTAGAAGCCAGGAAGCTCCGGGGCTCCTACATGTTGCTCGACGAAGCATCGGTAACCGGGACCGCGAACATCGTGATGGCTGCCGTGTTGGCGGAGGGTACGACAACGATCTACAATGCGGCTTGCGAACCTTATGTGCAGCAGTTGTGCAACATGCTCAACCGGATGGGCGCCAGGATCAGCGGTATCGGATCCAACTTGCTGACCATCCAGGGAGTGAGTAGTCTGCGCGGTACTGAACACAAGTTGTTGCCCGATATGATCGAAATAGGTTCGTTCATCGGCTTGGCCGCGATGACCCGTTCGGAGATCACGATCAAAGAAGTCAGCTACCCGAATCTTGGAATCATCCCCAGTGTGTTCGAACGCCTGGGTATCCGGATGGAACTCCGCGGCGATGACCTCTACATTCCAAAGCACGACCACTACGAAATCGAAACCTTCATCGACGGTTCGATCCTGACAGTGGCCGACCAGATCTGGCCCGGCTTTACACCCGATCTGTTGTCGGTGATCCTCGTCACCGCGACGCAGGCAGCAGGAACGGTGCTCGTGCACCAGAAAATGTTCGAGAGCCGGTTGTTCTTCGTCGACAAGCTCATCGATATGGGAGCGCAGATCATCCTTTGTGATCCGCACCGCGCTACCGTGATCGGCCTTAACCGTAAGGTGCCGCTTCGCGCGATACAGATGACGTCGCCTGATATCCGGGCAGGTGTTGCTTTGTTGATTGCGGCCATGTCTGCCAAAGGAAAGAGCGTCATCCACAACATCGAGCAGATCGACCGGGGCTATCAACGAATCGATGAACGTCTCAACGCGATCGGTGCACAGATCCGCAGGGTCTGA
- a CDS encoding TlpA family protein disulfide reductase produces the protein MKKSGLFALIMFFSVFVANAQSPKTGTEVGNLAPDIKLSSPEGNVIPLSSLKGKMVLIDFWASWCGPCRMENPNVVQTYKRFKASKFKGGKGFTVYSVSLDKDKTAWMNAIRQDGLEWTNHVSDLKWWYSDAAKNYGVNAIPTNWLIDDKGIIVAKNLRGAALSQELEKLEVK, from the coding sequence ATGAAAAAATCAGGCTTATTTGCCCTCATCATGTTCTTTTCGGTCTTTGTCGCAAATGCCCAGAGCCCGAAGACCGGTACGGAAGTAGGAAACCTCGCTCCGGACATCAAACTCAGCTCACCGGAAGGCAACGTAATTCCGCTATCATCCCTGAAAGGTAAAATGGTCCTGATCGACTTCTGGGCAAGCTGGTGCGGACCTTGCCGGATGGAAAACCCTAACGTTGTACAGACCTATAAGCGCTTCAAGGCTTCCAAATTCAAGGGAGGAAAAGGATTTACCGTCTATTCCGTGTCGCTTGACAAGGACAAAACCGCCTGGATGAACGCAATTCGCCAGGATGGTTTGGAATGGACCAATCACGTCTCCGACCTTAAGTGGTGGTATTCTGACGCAGCGAAAAACTATGGCGTGAATGCCATCCCGACCAATTGGTTGATCGACGATAAAGGCATCATCGTAGCGAAGAATCTCCGTGGCGCCGCTCTTTCTCAAGAGTTGGAAAAGCTGGAAGTAAAATAA
- a CDS encoding UvrD-helicase domain-containing protein, producing MQHYLDELNEPQRAAVTHTDGPVMIIAGAGSGKTRVLTYRITHLLHSGVDPFNILALTFTNKAAREMRERISKVAGTEARNLWMGTFHAVFAKILRIEAERLGYPSNFTIYDTDDAKSLMKDILREQGLDDKVYKPDVVLNRISAAKNNLYSWMEYHQNTDFIADDNSSGKPKMGLLFELYVKRCFKSSGMDFDDLLYNMYVLIQKFPDVLHKYQHKFRYILVDEFQDTNYAQYVILKKLAKTFENICVVGDDAQSIYAFRGANINNILSFERDFPDLNVFKLEQNYRSTKNIVHAANSIIAKNERQIRKEVWTENEIGEKIQLLRALSDNEEGVMVASDIFNTKMNRQWRNKDFAILYRTNAQSRAMEEALRKGNIPYRIYGGLSFYKRKEIKDLLAYFRLVINFNDEEALKRIINVPARGIGKTTIEKILLVAAEKDTNPWSLIAEPSANPCGFNAGTLNRINEFVTMIRSYAARVKTTDAYELASQLSSASGLMRELYADKTPEGLSRYENVQELLNGIREFTESGRSITPDGDEVVPGTHPELRTLEQFMQDIALLTDADDDEKANEDSVSLMTIHAAKGLEFPAVYVVGLEENLFPSQMSLDSRDDLEEERRLFYVAVTRAEKKLTISYANSRYRWGNLISCEPSRFIEEIDPQFLEEGAVKNLRPKPRYQDDFLEDRWERPGLRNGGNSKPVYGTPPKNKPSAPVPPPRTVPTNLKKVNTAEVRDFEGDDTSQIQQGMEVEHPKFGRGKVMLIEGRENDRKATVFFQGVGNKQLLLKFAKLRILG from the coding sequence ATGCAGCATTATCTCGATGAATTGAATGAGCCCCAACGGGCGGCGGTCACCCACACCGATGGTCCGGTCATGATCATTGCCGGTGCGGGTTCCGGTAAGACACGCGTATTGACGTACCGGATCACCCACCTGTTACATTCCGGTGTCGATCCGTTCAACATCCTGGCACTGACCTTCACCAACAAGGCCGCGCGTGAAATGCGCGAACGTATTTCAAAGGTCGCCGGAACGGAAGCACGGAACTTATGGATGGGCACCTTTCACGCTGTGTTCGCCAAAATCCTGCGGATCGAAGCGGAGCGACTCGGCTACCCGTCGAATTTCACCATCTACGATACCGATGACGCCAAGAGTCTGATGAAAGACATCCTGCGTGAACAAGGTCTCGACGACAAGGTCTACAAACCCGATGTGGTCTTGAACCGCATATCGGCCGCCAAGAATAATCTTTACTCCTGGATGGAGTATCATCAAAACACGGATTTCATCGCCGATGATAACAGCTCCGGGAAACCGAAGATGGGACTGTTGTTCGAGCTCTATGTGAAACGCTGCTTCAAATCGTCGGGAATGGATTTCGACGATCTGTTGTACAATATGTACGTCCTCATCCAGAAGTTCCCGGATGTCCTGCACAAGTACCAGCATAAATTCCGCTATATCCTGGTCGATGAGTTCCAGGACACCAACTACGCCCAGTACGTCATCCTGAAGAAGCTGGCGAAAACGTTCGAGAACATCTGTGTCGTCGGCGACGACGCGCAGTCGATCTATGCCTTCCGCGGAGCCAACATCAACAACATCCTGTCGTTCGAGCGGGACTTCCCGGATCTGAATGTCTTCAAGCTCGAACAGAATTACCGCTCGACGAAGAATATCGTCCATGCCGCCAACAGCATCATCGCGAAGAACGAGCGCCAGATCCGGAAAGAGGTTTGGACGGAGAATGAAATCGGCGAGAAGATCCAGTTGCTGCGTGCCCTGAGCGATAACGAAGAAGGCGTCATGGTCGCCAGCGACATCTTCAATACCAAGATGAACCGGCAGTGGAGGAACAAGGACTTTGCGATACTCTACCGGACCAACGCCCAGTCGCGCGCGATGGAAGAAGCGTTGCGGAAAGGGAACATTCCCTACCGGATCTACGGCGGCCTGTCCTTCTACAAGCGCAAGGAGATCAAGGACCTGTTGGCGTATTTCCGCCTGGTCATCAACTTCAACGACGAAGAAGCCCTGAAGCGGATCATCAATGTGCCCGCACGGGGGATAGGCAAGACAACCATTGAGAAGATCCTCCTGGTCGCAGCGGAAAAGGACACCAATCCCTGGTCACTGATCGCCGAACCTTCCGCGAATCCCTGCGGATTCAATGCCGGTACGTTGAACCGCATCAACGAATTTGTGACCATGATCCGATCGTACGCGGCCCGTGTGAAAACCACGGATGCTTATGAACTGGCCAGTCAGCTCTCGTCAGCTTCCGGACTCATGCGGGAACTATACGCCGACAAGACGCCGGAAGGCCTCAGCCGATACGAGAACGTCCAGGAATTGTTGAACGGTATCCGGGAATTTACGGAGTCGGGGCGAAGCATCACTCCGGATGGAGACGAAGTCGTACCGGGAACGCATCCCGAATTGCGGACACTGGAACAGTTCATGCAGGACATTGCCCTGCTGACCGATGCCGACGACGATGAGAAAGCGAACGAGGATTCGGTATCGCTCATGACGATCCACGCTGCGAAAGGCCTGGAGTTTCCGGCGGTTTATGTGGTCGGACTCGAAGAAAACCTATTCCCATCCCAGATGTCGCTCGACTCCCGGGACGACCTGGAAGAGGAACGCCGATTGTTTTATGTAGCGGTTACACGCGCCGAGAAAAAGCTGACGATCTCGTATGCCAATTCGCGGTATCGCTGGGGTAACCTGATTTCCTGCGAGCCAAGCCGGTTCATTGAAGAGATCGATCCCCAGTTCCTCGAAGAGGGAGCCGTGAAGAACCTTCGTCCCAAGCCCCGTTATCAGGATGATTTCCTGGAAGATCGTTGGGAGCGCCCCGGCTTACGGAATGGTGGAAATTCGAAACCGGTCTATGGAACCCCCCCGAAGAACAAACCTTCTGCGCCGGTTCCTCCGCCTCGAACGGTTCCGACGAACCTGAAGAAAGTAAATACGGCCGAAGTGCGGGATTTTGAAGGTGATGATACCAGCCAGATCCAGCAAGGCATGGAGGTTGAACACCCCAAGTTCGGTCGTGGAAAGGTCATGCTCATTGAGGGTCGGGAAAACGACCGCAAGGCAACCGTATTTTTCCAGGGCGTCGGGAATAAGCAATTGCTGCTAAAATTCGCCAAACTGCGCATTCTTGGTTGA
- a CDS encoding fatty acid desaturase, which yields MSPQDFRFSNEPEPHKQRTRAILTSHPEVRELIGKNPTTFLAILFCVGSMVALAWLVRDAAWYWVLLLAYFVGAFFNHSLFVLIHECSHNLLFKKKSWNYLASILANLPHGLPSAVSFTRYHIIHHSHQGEFLWDADLPGRKEAAWFGNNPFSKALWLLLFPFFQLFRTFRLKHIRPLDGWIVTNWIVQFAFDAFIWIVFGPQAVLFLLLSFFFSVGLHPLGARWIQEHYLTLDPVQETYSYYGPLNTIAFNVGYHNEHHDLPSVPWNRLPELRKRAPEFYNTLKAHRSWTLLFFRFLFDPSITLHSRMLRADRTPGQD from the coding sequence ATGTCACCACAGGATTTTCGGTTTTCCAACGAGCCAGAGCCGCATAAGCAGCGGACCAGAGCGATATTGACCAGTCACCCGGAAGTACGGGAGCTGATCGGCAAGAACCCAACCACCTTTTTGGCGATCTTGTTCTGTGTCGGCTCCATGGTCGCACTGGCCTGGTTGGTTCGGGATGCTGCCTGGTACTGGGTGCTCCTGCTGGCCTATTTTGTCGGAGCATTTTTTAATCATTCGTTGTTCGTGCTGATCCACGAGTGTTCGCATAACCTGCTCTTTAAGAAGAAGTCCTGGAATTACCTGGCTTCCATTCTCGCTAACCTGCCGCACGGGTTGCCCAGTGCCGTGTCGTTCACGCGGTATCATATCATCCACCATTCGCACCAGGGTGAATTTCTATGGGATGCCGATTTGCCCGGACGCAAGGAGGCCGCCTGGTTCGGTAACAATCCCTTTTCGAAAGCACTGTGGTTGCTCTTGTTTCCCTTCTTTCAATTGTTTCGTACATTCAGATTGAAGCACATTCGCCCTTTGGACGGATGGATCGTAACAAATTGGATCGTCCAATTCGCCTTCGATGCTTTCATCTGGATCGTATTCGGTCCTCAGGCGGTTTTATTTCTGCTGTTGAGCTTCTTCTTCTCCGTTGGTCTGCATCCCCTGGGTGCCCGCTGGATTCAGGAACACTATCTTACACTTGATCCCGTGCAGGAGACCTATAGCTACTACGGACCCCTCAATACGATCGCGTTCAATGTAGGCTATCACAACGAACACCACGATCTGCCGTCGGTTCCCTGGAATCGCTTACCGGAATTGCGGAAACGTGCGCCGGAATTCTACAACACCCTCAAAGCACATCGGTCCTGGACCCTGCTCTTTTTCCGCTTTCTCTTTGATCCGTCGATCACGCTGCATTCCCGGATGTTGCGCGCCGATCGCACACCCGGTCAGGACTGA
- a CDS encoding saccharopine dehydrogenase NADP-binding domain-containing protein → MRSIFLIGAGRSSASLIEYLLRHADSDGYRLTIGDVSEASASEKAGGHPAARCIRFDINDARLRDEEIKAADLVISLLPAHMHVPVAEACVRFGKHLVTASYVSPEMLALDTAAKQAGVLLLNECGLDPGIDHMSAMEVIDRIRQQDGELLAFRSYTGGLVAPESNDNPWGYKFSWNPRNVILAGQGTARFIEKGNYKYIPYQRLFRQIRKIVVEGAGTFDGYANRDSLSYRKVYGIENIPTMIRGTLRQEGYCAAWDVFVRLGLTDDSYILEQSARMTYAELVEALLPDGFQGEDLPAQVAALCDLDPNGREMDMVRWTGIFEPVTIGLHNVTPAQALQQLLERRWLLRPSDKDMIVMQHEFEYRADGKSWRQYASLIVKGKDNRFTAMAQTVGLPVAIAARRILAGTISMTGVQVPVVADIYRPILEELEALGIRFSERLEQVTAG, encoded by the coding sequence ATGCGATCCATTTTTCTGATCGGTGCAGGCCGCTCCTCCGCTTCCCTGATCGAATACCTGTTACGACATGCGGATTCGGACGGCTATCGGCTTACGATCGGGGATGTCAGCGAGGCTTCGGCAAGCGAGAAAGCAGGCGGCCATCCTGCCGCCCGGTGCATTCGATTCGATATCAACGATGCCCGCCTACGGGATGAGGAGATCAAAGCGGCCGATCTGGTCATTTCCTTACTGCCGGCACACATGCATGTACCCGTTGCAGAAGCCTGCGTTCGTTTTGGTAAACACCTGGTCACAGCTTCTTACGTGTCTCCGGAAATGCTAGCGCTTGATACCGCAGCAAAGCAGGCAGGTGTGTTGTTACTGAACGAGTGTGGACTTGATCCCGGTATTGACCATATGAGCGCCATGGAGGTCATCGACCGGATCCGCCAACAGGATGGTGAATTGCTGGCGTTCCGTTCCTATACCGGAGGGCTGGTCGCGCCCGAGTCGAATGACAATCCCTGGGGCTATAAGTTTTCCTGGAATCCGCGTAACGTAATACTGGCCGGGCAGGGTACTGCCCGATTCATCGAGAAGGGTAATTACAAGTACATTCCTTATCAACGCCTTTTTCGCCAGATCAGAAAGATCGTAGTGGAAGGAGCCGGAACATTCGACGGCTATGCCAACCGCGATTCCTTGTCCTACCGAAAAGTCTACGGAATCGAGAACATTCCGACCATGATACGCGGTACGCTCCGGCAGGAAGGTTATTGTGCTGCCTGGGATGTCTTCGTACGTCTGGGACTGACGGACGACAGCTATATCCTCGAGCAATCCGCTCGCATGACCTATGCGGAGCTGGTCGAAGCCTTGCTCCCGGATGGCTTTCAGGGCGAAGACCTCCCTGCGCAAGTTGCCGCTTTGTGTGACCTTGATCCGAATGGCCGTGAAATGGACATGGTCCGCTGGACCGGCATCTTTGAACCTGTCACCATTGGTCTCCACAACGTGACGCCTGCGCAAGCGCTGCAACAACTCCTCGAACGACGCTGGTTGTTACGTCCGTCGGATAAGGACATGATTGTCATGCAGCATGAGTTCGAGTATCGGGCGGATGGTAAATCCTGGCGCCAGTATGCTTCGCTGATCGTGAAAGGAAAGGACAATCGCTTTACGGCCATGGCGCAAACCGTCGGACTGCCAGTCGCCATCGCGGCTCGTCGCATCCTGGCCGGTACTATCTCGATGACAGGCGTTCAGGTTCCGGTCGTTGCCGACATCTATCGACCGATCCTGGAGGAACTGGAAGCGTTGGGCATTCGCTTCAGTGAGCGTCTGGAGCAGGTGACCGCAGGTTGA
- a CDS encoding 30S ribosomal protein S16 — protein MPAKIRLTRHGKKHNAYYHIVVADGRAPRDGKFIEVIGNYNPNTNPATINLDATKALNWLNKGAQPTDTCRAILSYKGVLYRNHLNKGVLKGALTAEQADAKFEQWLQEKNLKIDDKRKRVSSEFSKATEARIADESKKKEAKLEAIKAKNTPPPAEEAPAEDAAPAAEGEAPAEA, from the coding sequence ATGCCTGCAAAGATTCGTCTGACACGTCATGGTAAGAAGCACAATGCTTACTACCACATCGTGGTCGCGGACGGTCGTGCTCCGAGGGATGGTAAGTTTATCGAGGTCATCGGTAACTACAACCCCAACACGAACCCCGCCACCATCAATCTCGACGCTACCAAAGCGTTGAATTGGCTCAACAAAGGAGCACAACCGACCGACACCTGTCGTGCTATCCTTTCCTACAAAGGTGTACTGTACCGTAACCACCTCAACAAGGGTGTCCTGAAAGGCGCGCTCACAGCTGAACAGGCTGATGCAAAATTCGAGCAGTGGCTGCAGGAGAAGAACCTGAAGATCGACGACAAGCGTAAGCGCGTCTCTTCGGAATTCTCCAAAGCAACCGAAGCCCGCATTGCCGATGAATCCAAGAAGAAGGAAGCAAAGCTCGAGGCGATCAAAGCCAAGAACACGCCTCCTCCGGCCGAAGAGGCTCCCGCAGAAGATGCAGCTCCCGCTGCTGAAGGCGAAGCTCCGGCAGAAGCCTGA